In a single window of the Macrobrachium rosenbergii isolate ZJJX-2024 chromosome 35, ASM4041242v1, whole genome shotgun sequence genome:
- the LOC136856250 gene encoding uncharacterized protein translates to MSATVLLLLLRALCLAHAYDALAFHGNFGDRIVATDDGKTAEGQKPVERKSSSLPETLNAEKQGYSPVLGEIDHQTPHFLRESRQATVDKFEDSRILERNATFPPKIPRQSTRAGSNEGNATTRIPQAPGNRTQRVLFPDDAGKTRQRVVTLSQHSTRPNVPRTNRKKKKEKIGGETGVPGAGHRERHQLQRQVHRQKQRFRYRGAPEEGKSQNNGGGTGGKDGAVDEENFDSKKKIGPLRPCTNPVGGACGDNNDKEEAPNATSTSKPPEPGRNHHQQEKTVAPSHASSIKIIKLEPVELRPLPPTGSGNPPPFLLPGAPKGRDQSRESPTGERFIRHAHGGTGSGVQIVSVTPWSVFHDPIQLPPDLISGGVPKAPVIEPVQLDTRNFLTTAGPLSSHRLEEWLQETTDVKQRFPADEGLAAGGDSRVVYGSFTLPAAAIAAQTITEANSIVQGPPKETRTQEGSQGRREILTKETSSQNNPAPISSTSESPPKDSKGPFESLQQGVREFLLRQRKTNLKGGHSLTPTQDEGLHKHLFEATQDIIEKAQLEERRKELFSTVRSTPIVHQNIWDTNDTLSAREDQGHVSSAQEVITSANDPGITRSLEDNGSADPSPHPHSVSTGQDEFLSQEHAVKKDHEIGLAPNATHFHPHSISTGQDEFLSQEHAVRKDHEIGLAPNTTQAVQASGNGFTREYMMDRAKTHQTSGFRDAFRSPSEHAPFPRVLTPPRLSPASDQRPSLAGNIRDRFPPVRATLQPYFFNPFHNFLRGHGISDEMLVENHNNTHILNTHAGFEALTHSDALQKGPESASDFFIIEPDSLPASNERTLRFNVSRYQGFQEPQGNTQDFSFGEKESKGQHQMVHAGNLAVHHPQHNPQHNSQHNTPSLDQKEFVDLVNHSNWSSDNEQPIVTVNTDQSRRFRASYKKAHDGGTSQSSPDSSTSGEPVSLANQRPKTTTTELPLIDRREQESASLQHPVETHSLPLNSFERQVRPDDSHSRKDVLKSSFPGFPDSLRDLERKEPKLNQNQEFKGHQGTLNLPASIVPVPPPYYPPTKPPSEMAPPPHIAPATPPPDRLPPMRPLDLPFNERLPELFEGGASGAKDTGKESYAQEDSRKDDSFIDSNNFHGLINFELRKDNKAFQPDNLGINASPGDPNIPLHFQGQNLNLNKPGVENRPFPNLHQKEPSAVAIVLPANIHPPDHDFTAFQKEIAALPYALHNQNSPPTNLAPQPSNRFPESGNSFSILPTSVSPDQLHATGNEEHTEENSEEVDDRFNEVGYPDIPEENFRSHEPRTRSHNANEIARKPPVPQHHKPQFTPQSIPHFPPGNRRPQFNQGNRGSHFNRQEKQPLRQPPGNFFPQGQHNLRQIPQHRPLPLHAVYVKPPPNHLTAPPGNLKRPNFVNFDIPASGNLVDSDDDEILSFSESVSSQHTGPNAFGKSPLNGVAAKDKNNLSKPPSPFPETLNSFNLADFPHITPAVLHVGGPPIYYPATSSVSSFSHPPGVSFPSSQSPHVRNPPVFQETRRPLLPPSPPPLPPPPPPPPLPPPPPSLHPRRPLPSRLPPAPTFNRIRTTLHPPSGPLPRFPSSHEMESDFRPLGGVSQPLPDDPRSRDIRLSESHARLIQNMQYGIDGRPLDVWIPIVDEDDDDGGYDTKRSIQVSRKTADERSNTSLLGTSVTEGGSYNSPNEASSKSDGGPDPHLLEADLSHDHQQQEDGFGNEEPVSEVVFGAKTRLDGGSRDNKEVKTSGLVPPILIPREAPFAWG, encoded by the exons atgtct GCTACAGTACTGCTTCTTCTCCTGAGGGCGTTATGCCTGGCTCACGCCTACGACGCCCTGGCCTTCCACGGGAACTTCGGCGACAGAATCGTAGCTACGGATGACGGAAAGACGGCAGAAGGACAGAAACCTGTAGAACGAAAGTCCTCGTCGTTGCCGGAGACGCTAAATGCTGAGAAACAAGGTTACAGTCCGGTTTTAGGCGAGATAGATCACCAAACGCCGCATTTTCTAAGGGAAAGTCGCCAAGCGACGGTGGATAAGTTCGAGGATTCGAGAATTCTCGAAAGAAACGCCACTTTTCCGCCCAAAATCCCCCGTCAGTCCACCCGCGCAGGATCTAACGAAGGGAACGCGACGACGAGGATCCCTCAGGCACCCGGAAATAGGACCCAGAGGGTCCTATTTCCCGACGACGCCGGGAAAACTCGTCAGAGAGTCGTCACGCTTTCCCAACACTCCACCAGACCGAACGTCCCGCGGacgaacaggaagaagaagaaagagaagattggGGGTGAAACGGGCGTCCCAGGGGCGGGTCACCGCGAGAGGCATCAGCTGCAACGTCAGGTTCACCGTCAGAAGCAGCGGTTCCGGTACAGGGGCGCTCCTGAGGAAGGAAAGAGCCAAAATAACGGAGGTGGAACGGGAGGGAAAGATGGCGCCGTTGACGAGGAAAATTTCGATTCTAAGAAGAAAATTGGCCCTCTCAGGCCCTGTACCAATCCCGTAGGAGGCGCCTGTGGTGATAATAACGATAAAGAAGAGGCGCCAAATGCCACCAGTACCTCCAAGCCTCCAGAACCCGGTAGAAACCACCACCAGCAGGAGAAAACTGTCGCGCCCAGTCACGCCTCGAGCATCAAGATCATCAAATTGGAACCCGTTGAACTGAGACCTCTTCCTCCTACGGGAAGTGGaaatcctcctcccttcctccttcccggAGCACCCAAAGGGCGTGACCAGTCACGCGAGTCACCCACGGGCGAGAGATTCATCCGACACGCCCACGGAGGAACAGGGTCAGGCGTGCAGATTGTAAGCGTGACTCCATGGTCAGTCTTCCATGACCCCATACAATTACCTCCTGACCTCATTTCCGGCGGCGTCCCAAAGGCGCCAGTCATTGAGCCCGTGCAGTTAGACACGAGGAACTTCCTGACGACAGCGGGGCCCCTGTCGTCGCACAGGCTGGAGGAATGGCTTCAGGAAACGACTGACGTCAAGCAACGATTCCCTGCTGACGAAGGCTTGGCAGCAGGAGGCGATAGCCGAGTCGTCTACGGTTCGTTCACCCTCCCGGCGGCGGCGATAGCCGCCCAAACCATCACGGAAGCTAATTCTATCGTCCAAGGCCCTCCCAAGGAGACGAGAACCCAGGAGGGATCCCAAGGGCGCCGTGAAATCCTGACGAAGGAAACGTCTTCTCAAAACAACCCAGCTCCAATATCCTCGACCTCTGAGTCCCCTCCTAAGGACTCCAAGGGTCCCTTCGAGTCCCTGCAACAGGGCGTGAGGGAGTTTCTCCTTCGTCAGAGGAAGACCAACCTGAAGGGGGGGCACTCGTTGACGCCAACGCAGGACGAGGGGCTCCACAAACACTTGTTCGAGGCGACGCAggacattatcgagaaggctcagttggaggagaggaggaaag AGCTCTTTTCAACCGTGAGGTCAACACCCATCGTCCATCAGAATATTTGGGACACCAATGATACCCTCAGTGCCAGGGAGGACCAGGGGCACGTGTCCAGTGCCCAGGAGGTTATAACCAGTGCCAATGACCCAGGAATAACAAGGAGTTTGGAAG ACAATGGCAGTGCTGACCCGTCACCTCATCCGCACTCCGTATCAACTGGTCAGGACGAGTTCTTGTCGCAAGAGCACGCCGTCAAGAAAGATCACGAGATCGGTCTAGCCCCCAACGCCACGCACTTTCATCCGCACTCCATATCAACTGGTCAGGATGAATTCTTGTCGCAAGAGCACGCCGTCAGGAAAGATCACGAGATCGGCCTAGCCCCCAACACCACTCAGGCGGTGCAAGCATCTGGAAACGGCTTCACGAGAGAGTACATGATGGACCGAGCGAAAACGCACCAGACGTCAGGGTTCCGAGACGCGTTCCGCTCACCGTCAGAGCACGCTCCATTCCCGCGGGTCCTGACTCCGCCCAGACTCTCGCCTGCGTCAGATCAGAGGCCAAGTCTAGCTGGAAATATCAGGGATAGGTTTCCCCCTGTGAGAGCCACTCTTCAGCCATACTTCTTCAATCCCTTCCACAATTTCTTGAGGGGTCACGGGATTAGCGACGAAATGCTGGTGGAAAATCACAACAACACACATATTCTCAATACCCATGCAGGATTTGAGGCACTGACACATTCTGATGCATTGCAGAAGGGGCCAGAGAGTGCTTCTGACTTTTTCATCATCGAACCTGACAGCCTTCCAGCTTCTAACGAACGGACCTTGCGATTCAACGTCTCCAGGTATCAAGGGTTTCAAGAACCACAGGGAAATACCCAAGACTTCTCATTTGGGGAGAAGGAAAGCAAAGGTCAACATCAAATGGTTCACGCAGGAAACCTGGCTGTTCACCATCCACAGCACAACCCACAACATAACTCACAACATAACACACCCAGCTTGGATCAGAAAGAATTTGTTGATTTGGTAAACCATTCCAATTGGTCATCTGACAATGAGCAACCAATTGTCACTGTCAATACTGATCAGTCTAGGAGATTTCGTGCATCATACAAAAAAGCCCACGATGGGGGTACTTCTCAGTCCTCCCCAGATTCCAGTACATCTGGAGAACCAGTCAGCCTTGCTAACCAGAGACCTAAGACCACAACTACAGAGCTGCCTCTCATTGACAGGAGAGAACAAGAGTCTGCATCCCTCCAGCACCCTGTGGAAACACATTCCCTGCCACTCAACAGCTTTGAAAGGCAAGTGAGACCAGACGATTCCCATAGCAGGAAAGACGTTCTGAAATCCTCATTTCCCGGCTTCCCCGATTCGCTTCGCGACCTTGAGAGAAAAGAGCCGAAGTTGAATCAGAATCAGGAATTCAAGGGGCACCAGGGAACATTAAACTTACCTGCTTCCATTGTTCCTGTTCCTCCGCCTTATTACCCTCCAACCAAACCTCCTTCCGAGATGGCTCCCCCACCCCACATTGCGCCTGCAACTCCCCCTCCCGACAGGCTTCCACCTATGCGGCCTTTAGACCTGCCGTTTAACGAGAGACTGCCGGAATTGTTTGAGGGTGGAGCATCTGGCGCCAAAGATACAGGGAAGGAATCTTACGCCCAAGAAGATTCACGGAAAGATGACAGCTTCATCGACAGCAATAACTTCCACGGGCTCATCAATTTTGAGTTGCGAAAAGACAACAAGGCTTTCCAGCCAGACAACTTAGGCATTAATGCATCACCTGGTGACCCAAACATTCCTCTGCATTTCCAGGGGCAAAATCTGAATTTAAATAAACCTGGTGTAGAGAACAGACCTTTCCCAAATCTGCATCAGAAGGAACCATCAGCAGTGGCTATAGTGCTCCCAGCAAATATCCACCCACCTGACCATGATTTCACAGCTTTTCAGAAGGAAATAGCTGCACTTCCTTACGCTTTACATAACCAAAATTCTCCCCCAACAAATTTGGCGCCCCAGCCTTCAAACAGGTTCCCTGAAAGTGGAAATTCATTCTCTATTTTGCCAACTTCTGTCTCACCTGACCAATTGCATGCAACTGGCAACGAAGAACATACTGAGGAAAATTCTGAAGAGGTAGATGACAGATTTAACGAGGTGGGATACCCAGATATTCCTGAAGAGAACTTTAGGTCACACGAACCCAGAACTCGGAGCCATAACGCTAACGAAATTGCCAGGAAGCCTCCAGTCCCACAACACCACAAACCCCAGTTTACCCCACAAAGCATCCCACATTTCCCTCCTGGGAACAGAAGGCCTCAGTTCAACCAGGGGAACAGAGGATCACACTTCAACAGGCAGGAGAAGCAGCCTTTACGTCAACCGCCGGGGAACTTTTTCCCGCAGGGTCAGCACAACCTTCGGCAGATTCCCCAGCATCGTCCGCTTCCGTTACACGCTGTTTACGTCAAACCCCCTCCTAACCATCTCACGGCTCCCCCTGGCAACCTGAAACGCCCCAATTTTGTCAACTTTGACATCCCTGCCTCGGGGAACCTTGTGGATAGTGACGATGACGAGATCCTGTCGTTTTCGGAGTCTGTCAGTAGCCAGcacacaggtcccaatgccttCGGCAAAAGTCCTCTGAATGGCGTGGCCGCAAAGGACAAGAATAACTTGAGTAAGCCACCTTCTCCATTTCCAGAGACCCTCAATTCATTCAATTTAGCTGATTTCCCACACATTACCCCTGCAGTGCTTCACGTAGGAGGACCACCCATTTACTACCCCGCAACATCCTCAGTGTCATCCTTTTCTCATCCACCCGGggtctcttttccttcctctcagAGTCCCCACGTAAGAAACCCTCCTGTCTTCCAGGAGACGAGACGCcctcttctccctccttctcctcctccccttcctcctcctcctcctcctcctcctcttcctcctcctcctccctctctccaccCACGCAGACCTCTACCCAGCCGTCTCCCACCAGCACCAACATTCAACCGAATTAGAACCACTCTCCACCCACCTTCAGGGCCACTTCCCAGATTCCCTTCCTCCCACGAGATGGAAAGCGACTTCCGGCCACTGGGCGGCGTCTCTCAGCCTCTGCCGGACGACCCAAGGTCGCGGGACATCCGGCTGTCAGAGAGTCACGCCAGGCTCATCCAGAACATGCAGTACGGCATCGACGGGAGACCGCTCGACGTGTGGATTCCAATCGTTGACGAGGATGATGACGATGGGG GTTACGACACCAAGCGCAGTATCCAGGTATCCCGGAAAACAGCTGACGAGAGAAGCAACACTTCCCTTCTGGGTACTTCTGTCACTGAAGGTGGTTCCTACAACAGCCCGAACGAAGCCAGCTCCAAGAGTGATGGGGGCCCAGACCCGCATCTTCTGGAAGCTGATCTTTCACACGATCACCAGCAACAAGAAGACGGGTTTGGCAATGAGGAACCAGTCAGCGAGGTCGTCTTTGGTGCCAAGACGCGATTGGATGGGGGCTCAAGGGACAACAAAGAAGTGAAGACTTCAGGTTTGGTCCCTCCGATACTGATCCCGAGAGAAGCACCTTTCGCTTGGGGATAA